Proteins from a genomic interval of Fodinicurvata sediminis DSM 21159:
- a CDS encoding aspartate aminotransferase family protein, giving the protein MRNNPTPELQELDRAHFFHPSTHMRQHADGESPNRIISGGQGVYIEDTEGKRSLDAFAGLYCVNVGYGRQEIADAIAEQASKLAYYHSYAGHGNEPAIRLSERIIRKAPEGMSRVYYGMSGSDANETQIKLVWYYNNILGRPEKKKIISRWRGYHGSGVMTGSLTGLELFHKAFDLPRSPILHTRTPHHYWQGEDGEDERAFSRRCAAELEEMILQEGPDTVAAFIGEPVLGTGGIVPPPEGYWQEIQAVLDKYDVLLIADEVVTGFGRTGAYFGSQKYDMKPDLITVAKGLSSGYLPISGVIVGEKVWKVLEQGSDQMGAIGHGWTYSAHPICAAAANANLDIVDGEDLTGNAERTGAYFQQRMHEAFDDHPLVGEVRGVGLLAALELVADKDKKQPLDPSLKAGPTLSGACLENGIIARAMPHGDILGFAPPLIITRNEVDEIVDNTRKAVDKVYEKLRAEDALSAA; this is encoded by the coding sequence ATGCGCAACAATCCCACACCTGAATTGCAGGAACTCGATCGCGCACATTTCTTCCATCCCTCGACCCACATGCGCCAGCACGCCGACGGGGAGAGCCCGAACCGCATCATCTCCGGCGGACAAGGCGTCTATATCGAGGACACTGAGGGCAAGCGCAGCCTGGACGCCTTCGCCGGGCTCTATTGTGTCAACGTGGGCTATGGCCGGCAGGAAATCGCGGATGCGATTGCCGAGCAGGCCAGCAAGCTGGCCTATTATCACAGCTATGCAGGGCACGGGAACGAGCCCGCGATCCGCTTGTCCGAGCGCATTATCCGCAAGGCTCCGGAAGGCATGAGCCGCGTCTACTACGGCATGTCGGGTTCGGATGCCAATGAAACCCAGATCAAGCTGGTCTGGTATTACAACAACATTCTGGGACGTCCCGAGAAGAAGAAGATCATCTCGCGTTGGCGCGGATATCACGGCTCGGGCGTCATGACCGGCAGCCTGACGGGGCTGGAGCTCTTTCACAAGGCTTTCGACCTGCCACGCTCCCCCATCCTGCACACCCGCACCCCGCATCACTACTGGCAAGGAGAGGATGGCGAGGACGAGCGTGCCTTCTCGCGCCGCTGTGCTGCAGAACTGGAAGAGATGATCCTACAGGAGGGCCCGGATACCGTCGCCGCCTTCATCGGGGAGCCGGTTCTCGGCACCGGCGGCATCGTGCCCCCACCCGAAGGCTACTGGCAGGAAATCCAGGCGGTCCTGGACAAATACGATGTCCTGTTGATTGCCGACGAGGTGGTGACCGGTTTCGGACGCACCGGAGCCTACTTTGGGTCCCAGAAATACGACATGAAGCCCGACCTGATCACTGTCGCCAAAGGCCTGTCCAGCGGTTACCTGCCGATCTCCGGCGTCATCGTCGGCGAGAAGGTCTGGAAGGTCCTGGAGCAGGGCTCCGACCAGATGGGCGCCATCGGGCACGGCTGGACCTATTCCGCACACCCGATCTGCGCGGCTGCAGCGAACGCCAACCTGGACATTGTCGACGGTGAAGACCTGACAGGCAATGCGGAGCGCACCGGAGCCTATTTCCAGCAACGCATGCATGAAGCCTTCGACGACCATCCACTGGTCGGTGAAGTGCGTGGCGTAGGCCTGCTGGCAGCCCTGGAGCTGGTGGCAGACAAGGACAAGAAGCAGCCGCTTGACCCCTCGCTCAAGGCCGGTCCTACCCTGTCGGGCGCCTGTCTGGAAAACGGGATCATCGCCCGGGCCATGCCGCATGGCGATATCCTGGGCTTTGCCCCGCCGTTGATCATCACTCGGAACGAGGTCGACGAGATCGTGGACAACACCCGCAAGGCGGTTGACAAAGTCTACGAAAAGCTGCGCGCCGAGGACGCTCTTTCAGCTGCCTGA